A section of the Chloroflexota bacterium genome encodes:
- a CDS encoding MFS transporter, with protein MGGWLPVLALLAIYMRDHLGSSVLAAMATILVIQTVASVVSLFAGSFASRWGGRLTLLIGTAGMMGFAGLLSLIREGWHVIALAPLAGLVVPFFWTGTSTYLLQAVAPARRGAGTGVNAFVMTLAPGVSGPILTWLGQAIGIWATILGGAGLLAISSLVVLSPLPELDSGSGPAVAQKRFPLAGYLRLLSDRLNLAAAFARLVSGLNFGVFQLLSALVLLDLTGQLASVGFYLTAGAIGGGASQVLVGSLSDRIGRRNLLAGSMLIGAGASLLFWHSQILSVLLLAAAMQSFSHAAYHTLITAISGDLVQPAEIPAISGLHTSMFSTGMIAGALLAGLLWQVDHRVAFLVSAALFAPALYSVLALPRRTLRP; from the coding sequence ATGGGCGGCTGGCTGCCGGTGCTGGCCCTTCTGGCGATTTACATGCGCGATCATCTGGGTTCGAGCGTCCTGGCCGCGATGGCAACGATCCTGGTGATCCAGACCGTCGCATCGGTTGTGAGCCTGTTTGCCGGATCGTTCGCATCGCGCTGGGGCGGCCGCCTGACCCTGCTGATCGGAACTGCCGGGATGATGGGGTTCGCCGGCCTGCTCAGCCTCATCCGGGAGGGCTGGCACGTAATCGCGCTGGCCCCGCTGGCCGGCCTGGTGGTTCCTTTTTTCTGGACCGGCACCAGCACCTACCTCCTGCAGGCGGTTGCGCCGGCGCGCCGCGGCGCCGGGACCGGTGTGAACGCATTTGTGATGACTCTGGCGCCTGGAGTTTCCGGTCCGATCCTGACCTGGCTGGGCCAAGCGATCGGAATCTGGGCGACGATTCTGGGCGGAGCCGGCCTGCTGGCGATCTCATCGCTGGTGGTGCTGTCCCCGCTGCCCGAGCTGGATTCGGGGTCCGGCCCGGCGGTCGCGCAGAAGAGGTTCCCGCTCGCCGGATACCTGCGTCTGCTCTCCGATCGCCTGAACCTGGCGGCCGCGTTCGCGCGCCTGGTTTCGGGCCTGAATTTCGGCGTCTTCCAGCTGCTCTCGGCGCTGGTGCTCCTGGACCTTACCGGCCAGCTTGCATCGGTTGGCTTTTACCTGACCGCCGGGGCGATCGGCGGGGGTGCCTCCCAGGTCCTGGTCGGGTCGCTCTCGGACCGGATCGGGCGGCGCAATCTCCTGGCCGGATCGATGCTAATCGGCGCGGGCGCGTCGCTGCTTTTCTGGCACTCGCAAATCCTGTCGGTGCTCCTGCTCGCCGCCGCCATGCAGTCGTTCTCGCACGCTGCCTACCACACGCTGATAACAGCGATCAGCGGCGACCTCGTTCAACCGGCCGAAATCCCGGCGATCTCCGGGTTGCACACCAGCATGTTTTCCACCGGCATGATCGCCGGCGCCCTTTTGGCCGGCCTGCTCTGGCAGGTTGACCACCGGGTCGCCTTTCTGGTCTCGGCGGCCCTGTTTGCGCCGGCGCTGTACAGCGTTCTGGCTTTGCCACGCAGAACTCTGCGGCCTTAA
- a CDS encoding MFS transporter codes for MTSGPDSIPRGSGLTDRPYVALNVCFALSVGGWLPVLTLLAVLMRDHLDAGVGGAVVTVLIIQVIATGVSLYAGTFAARWGSRKSYLLGTAGMALFACLLGVANQGWQVFAVAPLAGLVMPFHWTGTTAYILQAVESHRRGFATGINALVMVAAPGLTGPLLTYLGAEFGLGASVLGGCGFMVAAALAIWLLLPDLPAPPSVGAKPSFADYPRLLAERANLIAAAARLTMGLSFGMFQLLSALVILDVTEDLATIGFYLSAGAIGGGLSQVLVGAASDRFGRRNLLFLAKIVGIGACLFFWQAPSLLLLLVGATMHWFAQSAYQTLITAICGDLVAPRDLPTLSGLHTSSFSVGMVVGAVAGGLLWGLDPGLPFLFVAFCLAPVAMALFLLPQRTLAT; via the coding sequence ATGACTTCCGGGCCTGATTCCATCCCGCGCGGCAGCGGATTGACCGATCGGCCCTACGTGGCCTTGAACGTCTGCTTCGCACTTTCGGTTGGCGGCTGGCTACCGGTATTGACGCTACTGGCGGTATTGATGCGCGACCACTTGGACGCCGGCGTTGGCGGAGCCGTCGTGACCGTGCTGATCATCCAGGTGATCGCCACCGGCGTCAGCCTCTACGCCGGGACTTTCGCGGCACGCTGGGGGAGCCGCAAGTCGTACCTGCTCGGTACCGCCGGCATGGCGCTTTTTGCATGCCTGCTTGGCGTGGCTAATCAGGGTTGGCAGGTATTTGCGGTGGCTCCATTGGCCGGCTTGGTCATGCCGTTCCACTGGACCGGTACAACCGCCTACATACTTCAGGCGGTCGAATCCCACCGGCGCGGATTCGCGACCGGGATCAACGCCCTCGTCATGGTTGCGGCCCCCGGGCTGACCGGGCCCTTGCTCACCTATCTGGGGGCCGAGTTCGGCCTGGGTGCCTCGGTGCTGGGCGGATGCGGATTCATGGTTGCCGCGGCGCTTGCCATTTGGCTGCTTTTGCCGGATCTTCCGGCGCCGCCGTCGGTCGGGGCAAAACCATCATTTGCCGACTATCCGCGTCTCCTCGCCGAGCGCGCGAACCTGATCGCGGCCGCCGCCCGGCTCACGATGGGGCTCTCGTTCGGAATGTTCCAGCTGTTGTCGGCGCTGGTGATCCTGGACGTCACCGAAGACCTCGCAACTATCGGCTTTTACCTATCGGCCGGCGCGATCGGCGGCGGGTTGTCGCAAGTGTTGGTGGGCGCCGCTTCCGACCGCTTCGGGCGCCGCAATCTTCTTTTCTTGGCCAAGATCGTCGGCATCGGCGCGTGCCTGTTTTTCTGGCAGGCTCCATCGCTGCTGCTGCTGTTGGTCGGGGCGACGATGCACTGGTTCGCCCAGAGCGCCTACCAAACGCTGATAACGGCCATATGCGGGGACCTGGTGGCTCCGCGCGACCTGCCGACCCTTTCCGGCTTGCACACCAGTTCCTTTTCGGTCGGAATGGTCGTTGGCGCGGTCGCCGGCGGACTGCTCTGGGGCCTGGACCCCGGTTTGCCGTTCCTGTTCGTCGCCTTCTGCTTGGCGCCGGTGGCGATGGCTCTGTTCCTATTGCCGCAACGCACGCTGGCGACCTGA
- a CDS encoding DUF126 domain-containing protein, producing MVLRGRAGVGPSVSGVALVSQSGFSARYDLDRESGVFSRPAHDLFGQSYLERILVFPTAKGGIATSWMLAEMASRDMAPLGLIFSSTNPVMVQGAVLADLPLMAGLDPDPVVAIKTGDRVELDPAAGRVRVWRAEGS from the coding sequence CTGGTTCTGCGGGGACGCGCCGGCGTCGGACCGTCAGTTTCCGGAGTGGCCCTGGTCTCGCAGTCCGGGTTTTCGGCCCGTTACGACCTGGATCGCGAATCGGGCGTGTTTTCGCGGCCGGCCCATGACCTGTTCGGCCAGAGCTACCTGGAACGGATCCTGGTGTTCCCTACCGCCAAGGGCGGAATCGCCACCTCCTGGATGCTGGCCGAAATGGCCTCGCGCGACATGGCGCCGCTGGGGCTGATTTTTTCGTCGACCAATCCGGTCATGGTGCAAGGTGCGGTGCTGGCCGACCTGCCGCTCATGGCCGGGCTCGATCCCGATCCGGTCGTGGCGATCAAGACCGGGGATCGGGTGGAGCTCGACCCGGCCGCGGGCCGGGTCCGCGTATGGCGGGCCGAAGGTAGTTGA
- a CDS encoding CPBP family intramembrane metalloprotease yields MALRRSLLEAYAHRPVRIGGIPYQTAATTWAWFWRDLLIRVPPIVALPIARAVYEDEFPGLVGMDGSGWLLTLAASAAVMGVCTWFVFVYPSQQYRYTAGGLIVGGVFFLVTNPIAEEIFWRAFVQDILADWAGFWPALLITSLVFGLHHWFAGFGPRFITLATVGGLAFGLLFEWTGSLLAPIIAHSVADLALFVTGPPLKLRRSLAAANLSS; encoded by the coding sequence ATGGCTCTGCGCAGAAGCCTGCTCGAGGCCTACGCCCACCGTCCGGTCCGCATCGGCGGTATCCCTTATCAAACCGCGGCCACCACCTGGGCATGGTTTTGGCGCGACCTGCTGATCAGGGTTCCGCCGATCGTCGCACTGCCGATCGCGCGAGCGGTTTACGAAGACGAATTCCCGGGACTCGTCGGGATGGACGGGAGCGGCTGGTTGCTGACCCTGGCGGCGTCGGCGGCGGTGATGGGCGTCTGCACCTGGTTCGTATTCGTTTACCCGTCCCAGCAATACCGCTACACCGCCGGCGGGCTTATCGTCGGCGGGGTTTTCTTCCTGGTCACCAACCCGATCGCCGAGGAGATCTTCTGGCGCGCATTCGTTCAGGACATCCTGGCCGACTGGGCGGGATTCTGGCCGGCGCTGCTGATCACCTCGCTGGTGTTCGGACTCCACCACTGGTTCGCCGGGTTCGGCCCCCGGTTCATTACCCTGGCGACCGTGGGCGGCCTCGCTTTCGGGCTGCTCTTTGAATGGACCGGATCGCTGCTGGCTCCGATAATCGCCCACTCGGTGGCCGACCTGGCCCTGTTCGTCACCGGCCCGCCCTTAAAATTGCGCCGCTCGTTGGCGGCCGCAAACTTGTCCTCGTAG
- a CDS encoding ABC transporter ATP-binding protein translates to MAGRRRGPQAEIRIARFPEALRYAARVMVLVFETSPALTITLAALTLLAALVPAVQVWTFKQIMDGIGLELSGRGDGDLTPILVMVGANFLAQLTGFGTRSGIALVRGTLGDLFSNRANLMILEKSESLDVSYFENPAFYDRLENAQREAREGPVQIVNETFGLAQSLITLATMIGLLFTLSWWVVMVVLFTTAPSLLVEVMYSRERFRLLTFRSPLVRRLAYFRWLITNDDYIKEMRIFDLGRYLIGIYRRTFDRFHLQNRSLLVRSNRAGFLLQALGALGGLGVFIYVALGVYRQELPLGDISLFFQSYQQTVQTTGMVLASIASLYERGLFIKNFYDFLEFAPLVPNRGAGQLVPRPISEGIEFEDVHFTYPGTDQEVLGGLSFAVRPGEKVAIIGVNGAGKTTAVKLLARFYDVDRGRILIDGRDLREYDVADIRSQIGVIFQDYGTYQETAANNVGFGEIGRLEDMDRIRTAADKGGATPVIEELPAGFATQLGRWFGSGGVNLSGGQWQKIALARGFMRDAQLLILDEPTAALDVESEAEVFERIRGLTEGRMAILISHRFTTVRIADRIVVIADGRVLEQGSHEELMRLGGEYARLFEMQAKSYR, encoded by the coding sequence GTGGCCGGTCGCCGCAGGGGCCCCCAGGCCGAAATCCGGATCGCCCGGTTTCCCGAAGCGCTGCGCTACGCGGCGCGGGTAATGGTGCTCGTTTTCGAGACTAGCCCGGCGCTCACGATCACTCTGGCGGCGCTCACCCTGCTGGCGGCGCTGGTCCCGGCGGTGCAGGTCTGGACGTTCAAGCAGATCATGGACGGGATCGGCCTGGAGCTCTCGGGGCGCGGCGACGGCGACCTCACGCCGATCCTGGTGATGGTCGGCGCGAATTTCCTGGCCCAGTTGACCGGATTCGGGACCCGATCCGGAATTGCCCTGGTGCGCGGCACCCTGGGCGATCTTTTCTCGAACCGGGCCAACCTGATGATTCTGGAGAAGTCCGAGTCGCTGGACGTCTCCTATTTCGAGAATCCGGCCTTCTACGACCGCCTGGAGAACGCTCAGCGCGAAGCGCGCGAGGGCCCGGTGCAGATCGTAAACGAGACCTTCGGCCTGGCCCAGAGCCTGATTACCCTGGCGACGATGATCGGGCTGCTCTTCACGCTCTCCTGGTGGGTCGTGATGGTGGTGCTGTTTACAACCGCCCCGTCGCTGCTGGTCGAGGTCATGTACTCGCGCGAAAGATTCCGGCTGCTCACCTTCCGCTCCCCGCTGGTGCGGCGCCTGGCCTACTTCCGCTGGCTGATCACAAACGACGACTACATCAAGGAAATGCGGATTTTTGATCTCGGGCGATACCTGATCGGGATCTACCGGCGCACGTTCGATCGCTTCCATCTCCAGAACCGGTCCCTGCTCGTGCGCAGCAACCGGGCCGGATTCCTGCTGCAGGCGCTCGGCGCGTTGGGCGGCCTGGGCGTATTCATTTATGTCGCCCTGGGCGTATACCGCCAGGAACTGCCGCTCGGCGACATCTCGCTGTTCTTCCAGTCCTACCAGCAGACCGTGCAGACCACCGGGATGGTGCTGGCCAGCATCGCTTCGCTCTATGAGCGCGGCCTGTTCATAAAGAACTTTTACGACTTCCTCGAATTTGCCCCGCTGGTGCCGAACCGCGGAGCCGGGCAATTGGTGCCGCGGCCGATCAGCGAAGGAATCGAGTTTGAAGACGTCCACTTCACCTACCCGGGCACCGACCAGGAAGTCCTTGGCGGTCTGTCATTTGCGGTGCGCCCCGGCGAGAAGGTGGCGATCATCGGCGTAAACGGAGCCGGCAAGACCACCGCCGTGAAGCTCCTGGCCCGCTTTTACGACGTCGACCGCGGGCGAATCCTGATCGATGGTCGCGATCTGCGCGAATACGACGTTGCCGACATCCGTTCCCAGATCGGGGTCATCTTCCAGGACTACGGCACCTACCAGGAAACGGCCGCCAACAACGTCGGGTTCGGCGAGATTGGGCGGCTGGAAGACATGGACCGGATCCGCACGGCGGCCGACAAGGGCGGCGCCACCCCGGTCATCGAGGAGCTACCGGCGGGATTTGCCACGCAGCTGGGGCGGTGGTTCGGCAGCGGAGGCGTGAATCTCTCCGGTGGTCAGTGGCAGAAGATCGCCCTGGCGCGGGGCTTTATGCGCGATGCCCAGCTGCTGATCCTGGACGAGCCGACCGCGGCCCTGGACGTGGAGTCGGAAGCCGAGGTCTTCGAACGCATCCGCGGGCTCACCGAGGGACGGATGGCGATCCTGATTTCGCACCGCTTCACCACCGTGCGGATCGCCGACCGCATAGTCGTGATCGCCGACGGCAGGGTCCTCGAACAGGGCTCGCACGAGGAGTTGATGCGGCTGGGCGGCGAATACGCGCGCCTATTCGAGATGCAGGCCAAGTCCTACCGCTGA
- a CDS encoding DUF521 domain-containing protein, with protein MPLRAAISHSGRSIRRRTDRHWQNLFACGEPARGQSPMEQIPTAMRLNSQEQAMLAGESGQAAQLALQLQIKVGDFFGAEDMVPVRSAHLAADAESLRDFGVQYLRSIADRDGRFKIPTTINAGAADPDRPGVIGQRRVWHSRTRDINAALDAMGAHMCLTCVNYQLLDQPHLGEHLAWGDTGTVIWANSICGARSNFEAGPAALCAGITGRTPRYGMHLDVNRRAEVLVRVSARPRGRGQWSALGGLVGRELNDYWRVPCFVGDFGSPSPDELKFFGAALASFGSTPMFHWVGLTPEAPSLEAAFGSASPKRTLDVDDAAIAGFMREFTPDSDAADVVAFSAPQLSPQEIADLAARFRGRRVSDRVLCLATTSPMARLEAERLGHAGTLAGSGVELIAGTCFYVMAPHELVSSRGFRTIVTDSAKLANIISGYGYQPALRGTDDCVDAAITGKIP; from the coding sequence ATGCCGCTGCGCGCGGCGATTTCGCATTCTGGCAGATCGATCCGGCGCCGGACTGATCGGCATTGGCAAAATCTATTTGCCTGCGGCGAACCCGCCCGGGGGCAATCGCCAATGGAGCAGATTCCGACCGCAATGCGGCTCAACTCCCAAGAACAGGCAATGCTGGCCGGAGAGTCCGGCCAGGCGGCCCAACTGGCCCTGCAATTGCAGATAAAAGTGGGCGATTTCTTCGGCGCCGAGGATATGGTTCCGGTCCGGTCGGCGCACCTGGCCGCAGACGCCGAATCCTTGCGCGACTTCGGCGTCCAGTATCTGCGCTCGATCGCAGACCGGGACGGACGATTCAAGATTCCCACCACGATCAACGCCGGCGCCGCCGATCCGGACCGCCCCGGCGTGATCGGCCAGCGCCGCGTCTGGCACTCGCGCACCCGGGACATAAATGCGGCATTGGATGCGATGGGCGCGCACATGTGCCTGACCTGCGTCAATTACCAGCTGCTCGACCAACCGCACCTGGGCGAGCACCTGGCGTGGGGGGACACCGGGACCGTGATCTGGGCCAATTCGATCTGCGGGGCGCGTTCAAACTTCGAGGCCGGGCCGGCCGCACTCTGCGCTGGCATCACCGGGCGAACGCCGCGCTACGGGATGCATCTGGACGTCAACCGGCGAGCCGAGGTCCTGGTGCGGGTCAGCGCCCGCCCGCGGGGCCGCGGCCAGTGGAGTGCGCTGGGCGGGCTGGTGGGCCGCGAATTGAACGACTACTGGAGAGTCCCCTGCTTTGTCGGCGATTTCGGATCACCCAGCCCGGACGAGCTCAAGTTCTTTGGCGCCGCGCTGGCCAGCTTCGGGTCGACTCCGATGTTCCACTGGGTCGGACTGACTCCCGAAGCGCCCAGCCTTGAAGCCGCATTCGGGAGTGCATCGCCTAAGCGCACGCTGGACGTCGACGATGCCGCGATCGCCGGATTCATGCGGGAGTTCACGCCCGATTCGGACGCGGCCGATGTGGTCGCCTTCTCGGCTCCGCAGCTGTCCCCGCAGGAGATTGCCGATCTGGCGGCCCGTTTTCGCGGGCGGCGCGTCAGCGACCGGGTCCTCTGCCTGGCAACGACAAGCCCGATGGCTCGGCTGGAGGCGGAACGGCTCGGCCACGCCGGGACGCTGGCCGGCTCCGGCGTGGAGCTGATCGCCGGGACCTGCTTTTACGTAATGGCCCCCCATGAACTCGTCAGTTCACGCGGTTTCCGCACCATCGTCACCGACTCGGCCAAGCTGGCCAACATAATCTCCGGCTACGGATACCAGCCGGCCTTGCGGGGAACCGACGACTGCGTCGACGCCGCAATCACCGGGAAGATCCCGTGA
- a CDS encoding MFS transporter: protein MRQVTGPVSATRSARRTLVLLAPITFLAAGGWATTMSFLSSFAATEFDVGILSAALIMIAVHGGSFTMGGALALQVINRWGSKASYVAGMGLMAAYLAFLGLTQNLILGIPLGLIGGLGLAMHWTGLQNYILEIAPPQHRGLVAGTVSFLLFGSIGVTGLVLGFVTGEGGFARFMAISGSMMVAAFLLSLKVLPNLGAGEGVRPPGNVFTGLRDSNLRQMSYVRSAHGAAYALFNLMAGPRLFEAGGGLEYVGLLAFAGSMAGGVAQLVVGRLSDLFGRTGLLLMLLALTILSCISFIFLDNVYLLLSVTSLHWFAQSAFQTVLVPLGGDLSPPGQSANAMALQTVAFSFGLVGGALYTGLLSATPWPEAGFVLTAALLAMVVPAAFRLRAALAGMVVRQ, encoded by the coding sequence GTGCGGCAGGTAACCGGCCCGGTGTCGGCCACCCGCTCGGCGCGCCGCACCCTCGTTCTGCTTGCGCCGATAACGTTCCTGGCCGCGGGTGGCTGGGCGACGACGATGTCTTTCCTCTCCAGTTTTGCCGCCACCGAGTTCGACGTGGGCATCCTCTCGGCGGCCCTGATCATGATCGCCGTGCACGGCGGGTCATTCACGATGGGTGGGGCGCTCGCCCTGCAGGTGATAAACCGCTGGGGATCCAAGGCCTCCTACGTGGCCGGGATGGGGCTCATGGCCGCGTACCTGGCGTTCCTGGGACTGACGCAGAACCTGATCCTCGGTATTCCCCTGGGACTAATCGGGGGTCTGGGCCTGGCCATGCACTGGACGGGCCTGCAGAACTACATATTGGAAATCGCCCCTCCCCAGCACCGCGGCCTGGTCGCGGGCACGGTTTCGTTCCTGTTGTTCGGCTCAATCGGGGTGACCGGACTGGTGCTCGGTTTCGTCACCGGGGAAGGCGGTTTCGCCCGCTTTATGGCCATTTCCGGATCGATGATGGTCGCGGCGTTCCTGCTCTCGCTCAAGGTGCTGCCGAATCTGGGCGCGGGCGAGGGAGTGCGTCCCCCCGGCAACGTGTTCACCGGCTTGCGCGACTCCAACCTGCGGCAGATGTCGTACGTGCGATCGGCGCACGGGGCGGCCTACGCGCTCTTTAACCTGATGGCCGGCCCGCGCCTGTTCGAGGCCGGCGGCGGCCTCGAATACGTCGGCCTGCTGGCATTTGCCGGATCGATGGCCGGCGGGGTGGCCCAGCTGGTTGTCGGGAGGCTGTCGGATCTATTCGGGCGCACCGGGCTGCTGCTGATGCTGCTGGCGCTGACCATACTCTCTTGCATAAGCTTCATCTTCCTGGACAACGTGTATCTGCTGCTGTCGGTCACGTCGCTGCACTGGTTCGCGCAGAGCGCGTTCCAGACCGTCCTGGTGCCCCTGGGCGGGGATCTCTCGCCGCCGGGCCAGAGCGCCAACGCGATGGCGCTGCAGACGGTCGCCTTCTCCTTCGGCCTGGTGGGCGGAGCCCTCTACACCGGCCTCCTTTCGGCGACCCCCTGGCCCGAGGCCGGTTTCGTGTTGACCGCCGCCCTCTTGGCGATGGTCGTACCGGCGGCATTCAGGCTGCGCGCCGCCCTGGCCGGGATGGTGGTCCGGCAGTGA
- a CDS encoding sulfatase-like hydrolase/transferase codes for MNSEKPNILFITMDQLRYDALGVTSGGRVKTPNIDRLASEGVLCEKFFVHSPMCQPSRASIITGRYPRVTGVRWNWYNLPDDPNLARMLDASGYHTMAIGKMHFTPIEDNHGFKDRVYVEGKMFSDYDEYRTMLGSKGLDGRYFEHVKRWNNVDNFGAEVFPLGDENYVDSFIGARGVEMIASCGDDPFFAWFSFCNPHMPFDPPDSVADMYDPDDMEIPPDFYRSQTMRWPEYRTSSGQQDFSLLTEEKLARIKAYYYATISLVDREIGRLLDTLERKGVLDETVIFFFADHGEMLGNRGVLWKGRMLYDHITHVPLIVRYPREYGGGQIVSDMLQAVDLVPTVLDFCGVDGHIGLQGQSFRRLLAKEQVPWRDWAFAESLNMKMLRTHDWKLIHYGSKPYGELYNLAEDPLELDNLYEDPGWREKRFELTRRLADVLIETEDQLPGPATGTAYEGLSGHHPAQEYGGRDPDTYAYGSRRSPR; via the coding sequence GTGAATTCCGAGAAACCCAACATCCTGTTCATCACCATGGACCAGCTCCGCTACGACGCGCTGGGGGTCACCAGCGGCGGCCGGGTCAAGACCCCCAACATCGACCGGCTGGCGAGCGAAGGAGTGCTGTGCGAGAAATTCTTCGTTCACTCGCCGATGTGCCAGCCTTCGCGGGCATCGATCATCACCGGACGGTACCCGCGGGTGACGGGAGTGCGCTGGAACTGGTACAACCTGCCCGATGACCCGAACCTGGCCCGCATGCTGGACGCATCGGGGTACCACACGATGGCCATCGGCAAGATGCACTTTACGCCGATCGAGGACAACCACGGATTCAAGGACCGGGTTTACGTCGAAGGCAAGATGTTCTCCGACTACGACGAGTACCGCACGATGCTTGGCTCCAAAGGCCTGGACGGCCGCTATTTCGAGCACGTGAAGCGCTGGAACAACGTGGACAACTTCGGCGCCGAGGTCTTTCCTCTTGGAGACGAGAACTACGTCGATTCATTCATCGGCGCGCGGGGGGTCGAAATGATCGCGTCCTGCGGGGACGATCCATTCTTTGCCTGGTTTTCGTTCTGCAACCCGCACATGCCATTTGATCCGCCCGATTCGGTCGCGGACATGTACGACCCGGACGACATGGAGATCCCGCCCGATTTCTACCGTTCGCAGACCATGCGCTGGCCCGAGTACCGGACCAGCTCCGGACAGCAGGACTTCTCGCTGCTGACCGAGGAAAAACTGGCCCGGATCAAGGCCTACTACTACGCCACGATCTCGCTGGTCGACCGCGAGATCGGCCGCCTGCTGGATACGCTCGAACGCAAGGGCGTGCTGGACGAGACGGTCATCTTCTTTTTTGCCGACCACGGCGAGATGCTGGGGAACCGCGGCGTCCTCTGGAAGGGCCGCATGCTCTATGACCACATCACCCACGTGCCGCTGATAGTTCGCTACCCACGCGAATACGGCGGCGGCCAGATTGTCTCCGACATGCTCCAGGCGGTCGACCTGGTTCCGACGGTTCTGGATTTCTGCGGGGTGGACGGCCATATCGGACTGCAGGGTCAGAGTTTCAGGCGGCTGCTGGCTAAGGAACAGGTGCCCTGGCGGGACTGGGCGTTCGCCGAGTCGCTGAACATGAAGATGCTGCGCACTCATGACTGGAAACTGATCCACTACGGTTCAAAGCCCTACGGGGAGCTGTACAACCTGGCCGAAGACCCCCTGGAGCTCGACAACCTCTACGAAGACCCGGGCTGGCGCGAAAAGCGTTTCGAGCTCACCCGCCGGTTGGCCGATGTCCTGATCGAGACCGAAGACCAGTTACCGGGCCCGGCGACCGGAACCGCTTACGAAGGGCTGTCCGGGCACCATCCAGCCCAGGAATACGGCGGCCGCGATCCCGACACTTACGCATACGGAAGCCGGCGCAGCCCGCGTTGA